A stretch of Dysidea avara chromosome 5, odDysAvar1.4, whole genome shotgun sequence DNA encodes these proteins:
- the LOC136256720 gene encoding uncharacterized protein has translation MEFSVFVKLTARQTEAVTMHVAATTTATKFHQDVCMRLNITDQKERTSLLFGSHSLTSRTSGILDDFDIISGSNITVCIEVSGGSYNDERYIHPSVKKSQGKCIFLLVENDTESIRVEMPCGHPVTPVGLAGYVDDQIKSGETKIKCPSCQMEWKVSEIIKRGLTQSEREALEQGLTKNNYTTYRECPKCGITIKKTDTGVKMDCSFCKSKGTSFIFCWSCKKEWKNKGSSYDNCGNDSCGLDKELQKSLDTCQMKTVDKISVPKIRVCPKCSKVIEHRDGCRRVVCPNKDCSTEFCFICLKVSDKGKRFPCYDKPCKSAASRQTLPKK, from the exons ATGGAATTTTCAGTTTTTGTGAAACTTACTGCAAGACAGACTGAGGCAGTGACTATGCACGTAGCAGCG ACAACAACAGCCACAAAATTTCACCAAGATGTTTGTATGCGGCTAAATATAACTGATCAAAAAGAACGCACCAGCCTTCTCTTTGGATCTCATTCCCTGACATCCAGAACCAGTGGTATATTAGACGATTTTGACATTATATCAGGCAGtaatattactgtatgtattgaAGTCAGTGGTGGGTCATACAATGATGAAAGGTATATACATCCATCAGTAAAAAAATCTCAGGGAAAATGTATATTCTTATTAGTGGAAAATGACACTGAATCAATAAGGGTAGAAATGCCTTGTGGCCATCCAGTAACTCCAGTTGGATTAGCTGGATATGTTGATGATCAAATTAAATCAggagaaacaaaaattaaatgtCCATCTTGCCAAATGGAATGGAAAGTCTCTGAAATCATAAAGAGAGGACTAACACAGTCAGAAAGAGAGGCTTTAGAGCAAGGATTAacaaaaaataactatacaaccTATCGTGAGTGCCCAAAATGTGGAATTACAATAAAGAAAACTGATACAGGAGTTAAAATGGACTGTAGCTTCTGCAAATCAAAGGGCACTTCTTTCATATTTTGTTGGTCCTGCAAAAAAGAATGGAAAAACAAAGGAAGTTCTTATGATAATTGTGGAAATGATAGCTGTGGTTTAGACAAAGAATTACAGAAATCATTGGACACATGCCAAATGAAAACAGTTGACAAAATCAGTGTTCCTAAAATTAGAGTTTGTCCTAAATGCAGCAAGGTGATTGAGCACAGGGATGGTTGCAGGAGAGTTGTTTGTCCTAACAAAGACTGCTCCACAGAGTTTTGCTTCATTTGTTTAAAAGTATCTGATAAAGGAAAACGGTTTCCATGCTATGATAAACCATGCAAGTCTGCTGCTTCCAGGCAGACATTACCCAAAAAGTAA